The nucleotide window tcttcccagtgcaccaggccggagcacttgtctcatgcatcccacctgggctggtgatctgtttcaccatagatagtatacatgctgttcttttgaaacatcccaccctcaccttctcccacagagttcaaaagtctgttctgtatttctgtgtctctttttctgttttgcatatagggttatcgttaccatctttctaaattccatatatatgtgttagtatgctgtaatgttctttatctttctggcttacttcactctgtataaggggctccagtttcatccatctcattaggactggttcaaatgaattctttttgacggctgagtaaaattccatggtgtatatgtaccacagcttccttatccattcatctgctgatgggcatctaggttgcttccatgtcctggctattataaacagtgctgcgatgaacattggggtgcacgtgtctctttcagatctggtttcctcagtgtgtatgcccagaagtggtattgctgggtcatatggcagttctatttccagttttttaaggaatctccacactgttttccatagtggctgtactagtttgcattcccaccaacagtgtaagaggtttcccttttctccacagcctctccagcattttttgcttgtagacttttggatagcagccatcctgactggtgtgtaatggtacctcattgtggttttgatttgcatttctctaataatgagtgatgtggagcaccttttcatgtgtttgttagccatctgtatgtcttctttggagaaatgtctgtttagttctctggcccattttttgattgggtcatttatttttctggaattgagcttcaggagttgcttgtatatttttgagattaatcctttgtctgtttcttcatttgctattattttcttcaggTTTAAGAAATATCTCTGGGCAATATCCAATGAGAAAACTGTGATACATACCTAATATCTCTGGGAAGTTCTAAAGGAAACAGATATTCGAGGGACAAAAATCTTTCTCCAGAATCATCGATAAAACTTGAAACTGTGTTTTGGGGCTTTATCTAAATGAAGAAGTCCAGATCCTGTTCATGCATTTCCTGAAGGCTCCCTTGACATCCTTGTTCCTTAGGCTATAAATGAAAGGGTTCAACATGGGGGTCACCACTGTGTACATGACAGTCAGGATACGACCCCCGGCCACTGAATAGCTGGTAAGGGGCCGGAAGTAGACCCAGGTGAGGGTCCCATAGAATACAGCCACCACAGTGAGGTGGGAGCCACAGGTAGAAAAGGCTCTCCACTTGCCTTTGGCTGAGGGGCTCCGGAGGACTGCTGAGATGATGCAGGCATAGGAGGCCATGATGATGGCCAGAGCTCCATTGATAACAATGACTCCTTCCGTGTGAATCATCAAGGTACTGAGGTGGGTGCTGGAGCAGGAGATCTTCATCAGAGGGTAGAGGTCACAGAAGAAGTGGGGGATCCTGTTATCTGCACAGAAGATCAGTCGGCTCATGAGAAAGGTGTGCAGCAGGGCATGAAGATGGGAGAGGATGTGGCACACGACCACCAAGTGTGAACACAGCTTCCTGTTCAGAATCATACGGTAGTGGAAAGGGTGGCAAATGGCGATGTATCtgtcataggccatcacagccAGGAGGAAGTTCTCCATGGCTGcaaagcaaatgaagaaataagtCTGGGTTAAGCAACCCATGTAGGAAATGGCCTTGGTAGAGGAGAAAATGTTCTGCAGCATCTTGGGGACTGTGGTGGAGGTGAAGCAGATGTCTGCCAAGGCCAAGTTGCTGAGAAAGATGTACATGGGAATTTGGAGGCGTGGAGTAGAGATAATCAGGATGATGATGACAGAGTTGCCAGAAATGTTGATGGTGTACatgagcagaaaaagaagaaagagcagGATCTGCTCTTTCTGGTGGGTAGAAATGCCCAAGAGAACAAAATGGGACACACTGGTCCAGGTGGTATTGTCCATCTGTTACCATTAAACAAagaggattattattattttttattgagatgtaatcgATATGTAactttatattagtttcaggtgtacaacatagtggttCAATAAGTGCATGCATTATAAAATGAtaaccacaataagtctagttattATCTATCCCCATACTTAGttacaaaatttgttttttcttatgatgagggcttttaagatttattctcttagcaactctCAAATATGCAGTATGGTGttattaactgtagtcatcaAGCTGTATATTACAtgcctattatttatttattttattaactggAAGTTTGAGCCTTTGAATCCCTTTCACCCATCTTGTCCATCCCCTCACTCCCCCACTTCCAATCTTTTCTCTATgagcttgttttttctttaattcaatgtataagtgagatcatagagcgtttgtctttctctgtctgacttgtttcacttatcATAATACCCTCAAgcttcattcatgttgttgcaaatggcaggatttctgtcttttttatggctgcatagtattccattgtgtatctgtttatgccttctttatccatttgccCAATGATGGACACCAAGTTGTTTCAATGTCTTGGCAACTgcaaataatgttgcaatgaacctGGAGGCTGcatatatcttttagaattagggtttttgttttctttggataaatatccagaagtggaattgctggatgatataggatttttaatttttaaaggagccTACATACTATTTtccaaaaagaattattttt belongs to Cervus elaphus chromosome 11, mCerEla1.1, whole genome shotgun sequence and includes:
- the LOC122702523 gene encoding olfactory receptor 1Q1-like, whose protein sequence is MDNTTWTSVSHFVLLGISTHQKEQILLFLLFLLMYTINISGNSVIIILIISTPRLQIPMYIFLSNLALADICFTSTTVPKMLQNIFSSTKAISYMGCLTQTYFFICFAAMENFLLAVMAYDRYIAICHPFHYRMILNRKLCSHLVVVCHILSHLHALLHTFLMSRLIFCADNRIPHFFCDLYPLMKISCSSTHLSTLMIHTEGVIVINGALAIIMASYACIISAVLRSPSAKGKWRAFSTCGSHLTVVAVFYGTLTWVYFRPLTSYSVAGGRILTVMYTVVTPMLNPFIYSLRNKDVKGAFRKCMNRIWTSSFR